Part of the Phoenix dactylifera cultivar Barhee BC4 unplaced genomic scaffold, palm_55x_up_171113_PBpolish2nd_filt_p 002069F, whole genome shotgun sequence genome is shown below.
TAGTAGCTGAGGACACTTTTGTCATGTGCCAGGAGCATTTGAAGATCCAGAAATAATTCATGTTGATGACTCTGTGGATCCTGTTAGGGATTTGGAGACGATAAGTGAGGAACTACGACTTAAGGTATTGTTGATCTTTATCCTTAAGAGATGTTGTCTGCTGTAAGTTTGCTAgttatatattaagtatatccaCATTGTTGGATGCATTTGaagtgctttcattttcttgaccTGTCAGGTAACTTCAGATTCACCCCTTGACCCAACCTAACTATTATTTAGCGTACATGCTATCAATACATGCCATCTTTCTGTACCCACCTCGCCCTTTAGAAAAGGTCATCCATCATTTTTGGTCTTTGCCATTGTTATTTTTGTGTAGCTTGTATTTATAATGGAGCATTTGTATTCTCAAATAAAATCGTAAGGATGCTCATACATTTCATTGTATGTACTATTATCATGTACCAGGCAGTTATTTAGATGGAGTTTAAAGCATAAATACGATGTGTTTTCATGTTATGTCTCTTAAGAGAGTCTCTATGGAATTCATTCCGCACGATTTTATCTTGGTTTATAATAACTTAGGTTAAATGGTGGAATAGCTTAAACACCATGTAAGTTCATGGAAGCATGCAGTATTATATCCTTTATACTGGATgctttatttttaaaatctcATATGTTGCTTTTTATAAGAAGCATTTATTGGCCTTGCAAGATGATGGTATGTATATTGTGCAAGTCTTCATTAATTCTCTATTGCAATTAGCACTAAAATTATGTGCATATTGAAAGCATATGTCATACTGAAGCCTCTTTTATGTATTTTCTTCTCATAGATCTAGAGTCTAGATTACTTTCAGCTTTGAATTTGTTgttgcaaaaaatatttttgtttatgTTTCCTAGTGTGACAGGGTTCTTTGTTAGATTCTTTGAATCCCTTGGTCATTTTTAGCTTTATATAGAAATCAAGGATGGCTGTTTTATATGGCTGCTgttttttatttcatatttctcTTGCAGTGATCTCCTCAGCTTCTTTATCACCTTGATAACGAAAAAGTAGTCTATTTGCTTCATACCTATTTGTCATTAAATATAATTCGAGATATAGCAAATACAAGGtaacacatagaacatatatttagAGCCCCATGCTTCTCTTACTCTAAtttattactattttttaatttttaagttCATGTTTGTGCTATGTTTTAGTTTTAGCTTCAAGAATTATGTgctataatttatattttatatcagATTCCTAGGTCATATTTTTTTGTTCATAATTTGTTTTGTTATTGATACCACCTCATAACAGTGAAGCTTTTGTTTTAGAAAACTAGAAGTGTAAGCATTTTTAACCTCTTACCTACTGCATTGGCTCTTTGTAGGATATAGAATTCGTGGATAGGAGGTTGGAGGATCTTGAAAAGAGCATGAAAAGGAGCAATGACAAGCAGCTAAAAATAGAACATGAATTATGTGAGAAGGTTTGCAGAATATATTTCTGTAAATAAATATAATCAGATTCATATATTTCTTCATACTATGTTCTTCTTGCATGAAGTTACTTGCaattcattcatttatttgaTATTGTTTAATATATTTCATGTTATAGTTGCTTTATACTCATGATTTCTATAGTTTGACATCTGTATATTTTAAAGGATggttaatatatgcacttttaTTAAGTCAGGCTTTACATTGATTTTAGCTATGGAGATGAGTGAAGGAGGGAGAATTAGATTGTGGTAATAATTCTTTTAGGATAAACTAGATGGTGTTTATAGACTTGTATGTCCTGAAAATTATTTGTAAATGAGTGTATTATGGCTCACCTGTTCATCAATGGAAATGACCAAATCATGTCCTTGGATGGCACTAATATAGGGCATCCAAGTTCTCTTTTATATGCTACACAGTAGTCTAGAATGCTTCATATTTCTAACTATAATATAATAGTACTGTTTAGCATAATTGGAAAGAGGTCATAGAGGATGGGAGAAAACGGAGAGCCCAAAATGGTTGAAGATCTTCGGATCATCAGTGTACATTAACTAGACCTAGAAATTGCATGTAATATCCTACATATGGATATCATTTGAGATTCTACTCCAATTACATAACACTCCATCAGCCAGTTGTAGCACGACTTCTTTGCGTAACGTATTGCGCTGTTTAAATGCCTTTTTTATCCTTCTCCGATGGACCAAAAAGAAGGACAAACATCCACTTTCTGTTTATGCATCTTTGTTAATCTACGTAAAATGAAACTAGGTAATGTTCTTCTCAGTTTGTCAGTGGGATTGTGAAAAACTTGAAAGCTTTATCCAGTTTTCTATATTAGTGATTCTTTGTATTTTCAGTTAGAGTGTTTGGCTTGTTTATCTTTGTAGCTTTTCCTTTATCCTATATTATCCAGAGCTTTGTTTTGGCCTGAAATACCCTCACTTGACACTTAAATATGGACATTGGTATGACACTTAGACATGGATTAATAAGAAATTCTTGGATATTGAAAGGACCCAAAACTTAGTCACATACCGATACTCGACACAAAATTTGAATCCATGTAAAATAGCGTAGTTTGAGGCAATAAAATCTTTTATAGTCTGGCATTACTTTCTCATGTTGCAGGTTAAAGCATGGCTAAAGGATGGGAAAGATGTTCGTTTAGGTGATTGGAAAGCTGCTGATGTTGAGATCCTGAATACTTTCCAATTACTTACTGCCAAACCTGTTGTCTATTTGGTATGAGTTTTGTTTCCCTAAATTTAACATTTTATAAATATCTAACTCATGCAATTGTTAGCTTCCAAAGTAATTTTAATAATATGAGTAAGAGATTGACTTTatgcttcttaacttcatgaaACACGGAAATATCGAAACAACCTCTCTGCATGTAGGGGTAAGGATACGTATATCTGACCCTTCTTAGATCTCACAATGATAGGAGCCTCGTGCATTGGGACGCCCATTTTTAGCTTCATGAAGAAACAAAGTTGAGTTGTTAGTTGATAAATACAAGGAAACATCAATTATGTATGGAACAATCATATCCTGCGTAACCACTTCCATATAAAGAGACTATTCAACTTGCGAGTTTTTGCCTGTACCTACTGAAGCACTTTTAGTTGTGCTCCTGCAATCCACGAGTGCTATCAATAACATTTGCCTAAATTATCATGATAAAGTACTTGGTGAAGCTGGGAATATGTAAGTCTGATCTTGCAATCACTTTAAGGATacatgttcctcaatcaagtggAAAGAAACCAATTGCCATTTCTTCAGGGTTGTTGATTAGCAGTTTGTTGATCAAATTCTACTGAAATCTTGCTTATACATTTGGGAACAGCATGATCCTGCCCATTAGGGAGCTTCTGAAAAGTTGGGTACGCACTGGCCAGGCTGGGTTGTACATGCATAGTTCATGCTGTTAATGATCTCACATCATATTTGTGAAGAAGCAAACTTTTTTGGCATAATGCTAAATCTCCTACATGTATTCTTGGTAGGCCGTATATTAAATAACTTAGTGCTGTTAATTAAATGTTATATTGGTGGTAAGAAGCCTGACAAGATAAAAGAGGGACCTGAAAACCAATTGGACTAGGATGATGCATGATTGGGCCCTATCTAACCTGTTTGGACCTATAGATGCTCTCAAAACCATGGCTATGTTTGAGTGCAACTTTAGTCTTTCTGTTATTTGCTTGCATCTGTAAAAGAGCCTCTTCAagcattttcaaaatttatctatttaaaactctgtattataattaatatcaaCTAAACATTTGTCATAGACAAAATTTGTACTATTGCCTGTTTCTTTCATTCATTCTTTATCTTGCACTTTTTCATTTAtatgaaaacaatattttacTGCTCTGTTTAATGCTATATTTTGTTTGCAGGTGAATATGAATGAGAGGGACTaccaaagaaagaagaacaagTTTCTACCCAAGATACATGCTTGGTACAACTCCCACCAATAGTGTTGGATTGTACAGGTAGCATCTGGGCCATGGCTTGAGATGAATTTAATGCTCTTCCACCCTAGTTACCCTTTATGTTTGGCCtacatttttcttttgcaacatAATTTGTAAGGAATCAGTGTTTCAGATATGGAGGATTTACTAAATTAATAACCCTTATCTCATGAACTTTTGGACAGTTCCTTGCTTATTCATGTCATAGCTGTTGTGATAAAACTGGCAGTTTAGTCTTGTGcccttattttttgttttagacAAAAGGAAATTTAGGTTATTTCATTCACTTCACATAGAAAAATCAATAGTTTTTATCTGATATTTTATTACTCATATTTTCAGGGTGCAAAATCATGGTGGTGAAACTATTATTCCTTCAGCTGTgtttttggaaaagaatcttGTAGATATGCCAGAGGATGAAGCTGCTAAATACTGTGAGGAAAACAAAGTGCAGAGGCAAGTTTTAATGAATTGCATTCTGGTCTCATCTTTGTTAAATGTTTACTGACCAATAAATGCATGGGTTCCATGCCAACATATAAGGAAATATGTTGCATAGCTTGGACATAATGATCAGGACTGAGTGGTTTATGCCCTTACCGTGTAATTTTAATTGGTTTATATTCCCATGCATGCCTTTTTCTTAACCTGATAAATCAGTATAAAATGTGTATATTATAATTCCTTTACATTATATTTGCATTGTGCTCTCTGAAAGTCATCTTGGTTATACACAAAATGTTATTCCTCTCTCTTTCCGTCAAAACACGTAAGTCACTTCTAGGATGTTTGTGCTCCCATGTTTGCTCTCTTTATGCTGAGATTTGACTTATAAAGAAGAATTTAGATCTTCATTTGGaaatatttcttcttttttctttctctttggtTAAAAAACATAAGTCATGTTCTCTTCTGTGCCGTGGAGTTTTTGATTTGACTTATGAATGAGAATTTGGATCatcatttgaaaatatttttttgttggcAAAAAGGTAATCTTCTTAAATTAAGACAAAAGAATTCTGATGTGGTTGAATATCACCAATGTGTGCCTATATGGATATGGCAGAGGAAGCAACAATGCGATTGAGTAGTAAATTTCctgttagtaatttttttttcttcttgtggaTGCATGTAGAATCTTTTACTCTTATATGGTAACAGAATTCAGTATGCCTAACAACAGATAAGTACTGATCTGGAAATCCTCTCATATACTTTGTTGAGCTAGCATATTTATATATTGTAATGGTACATCAAAGGAAATATTAATGATATGTTGGTTACCGTCATCCATACATGAATATTGCTTATGCCAGCCAAATATTACCCGTTACCAAACAGGAAGATGCCTGTGCGAAAATTTCACCTATTCTGTTTTTTGCACTGTTTCCTCTACACTTTGCCAAGTACTTGGCATCATTACTCCTTTGAACTTCCCTGCATCTACCAGTTAAACTGCTCCACTGAGTCCCTTCTGCATTGTATCGAGCCCACCAATTCTTTATCTAGAATTGTAAACAATGTTCTTTCTTAGTAAACACTTGACTAAAAAGTAAATAATATTACTTATTATCTTTAGCTTTAGTGTCCAAACCGTTGTCATTACGTTTACTGATCTTTGATAGATATTTTTGGCTGTTCAGTGCCTCAGGACATTTTCAGCTATAAGTAGTGAGTTCCCTTGTGTCTTCAGTCATGCATACACTGGGTGTAGACGCACCAGAATATCTACATAATAAGTTTAATTTCCTGATCACTTTTATGCTTTGGATTAGATGAAGATAAAAGATTCATAATTTGCTAGAAATATGGTTTTCCAAAACTGAACTAATTTGATGCTTTGAGAGTGTGAACGTTGACATGACAAAAAAATTTCAGTATAGGTACTAATATtacttaaattttttattttctttatgtacATCTAATTTGTTTTGTGATTAGTACATCtacataaaatataattttggtgACTCTAGAAACTCTGGCAAAGCTAATATATAGGGCCTGTtggctaaaaatattttttctacgaAAACAAGAGatgttatgccattaaattgTCAAACAATTGATAGGAGGTTACTATCTCTTGTTTGCttttttcattgatgatttGACCCAATCAAAGAATTTCGGagatgattttattttggaacACAGCTCATATTGTATGCTGTCACTGTAAACTTCTGATTTGGAGGTTCTAAAAGATGGTGTTAAAAACATTATGCTTGACAAAACATCAGTGTCATATGTTTTTACCCCCAAAATGCTAGACTTATTTGACAACTTTGTACAAGCAATGACTTGGGTATACTAGTCGGCGTTCTTAAATTGCATGCACATGTATTCTGAATAAATGATCATGTATTTGTTTAAAAGGCAGATTTCTGAAATGATTGGGCTTTATGTTGCTGCAGCGCCATCCCTAAAATCATAAAGACTGGTTTTGCTGCAATCAACCTTATATACTTTTTCACTGCTGGTCCAGATGAGGTATTACCTTTTCTCAACAGGCATATCACCATATTTGACCCAATTGATCATATGGTTTACTGTACATGATTTTAAGGTTTTTGGTCAACATCTCATGCATTTTTAATCACACCTTGCTGGTTGTGGAGAAGGCTTCTTACCATCTGCTGATTTATATGCAACTTGAGATAATTCATTTTTCATAGCAGTCGTTACCTGTAACTATGCCCTTTCTGCAAAGGATTTTTTTGTGATTATTTTGCATGCTACATTcgtagtttcttttcaatgtgaTATTTACTACCAATGATGCCATCTCTTACCCTAAGATTTGCACGACAGCTACAAAACTAGAACAGCATAATGATATTTAGTGATCAACCGGATGGcctctcttatgatgaatttttGGCTGCTATAGGTGAAATGTTGGCAGATCAGACGGCAAACAAAAGCCCCTCAAGCTGCAGGTGCCATCCATTCTGATTTTGAAAAAGGTTTTATATGTGCTGAGGTATGTCTGCTTTCTTACTCTGATTGCATAGACATAagctttacttatttatttatttttgactagAAAATCACCTTATTAGAGAGGTGCACTTTAGAGATCACACTTAGATTTCACAGCGTGGTGTAGACATTCGGGCCTATTTGAGTAATCCAGGAGGATTGGGCTGGATTTCCTGCTAGATACATTGAGTCGGCAGTCATCTGAGATGGCCATATATTAACCCAACATCcaatcctccccccccccccccccccaaacaacaaaaaaaaaaagtctgcaagaggaaggaaaagagcttcatggtctttttttttttccttacaaCAATTTGTGATGTCTTCTTTCCTCATCTTCGTCAATCACttatcctctccctctcctcccttcttccctaCCCCCATGACCCCTCTCTCTTCCCAATTCCGGCAGGAATACCCAAACAGGCCTTAAAGAATGTGGATATGATCTCTGTGTGGACAGTATCATCTAACCTACCATGATACTCCTTacaatttcttttcttatttatgGAAGAATTGTGATATCATCTGAAAACATTATGGTTAACCAAAGAttctaaaatttttgatttttagtcCTTATTTATTTAGATGCTTCTGATGATTCTTAACATCCATGAATCTCTATTTAGCTTACTCTGTATTATGCACTTGTCATGGGCCTAAATCCCATCTATAGCATTGTATTTCAACTGTCCTTTCAACTAGAGGAGGAAATACTATGCCTTTTGTTTTCATTCTTTGATGTTGATAATATGATCAAATGAAGGTGGAAATCACTGGCATAGGATTTAGCTTGTAAGGTTCTTAGCACAGTTATCTAAGTCATTAGTGGGTAAGTTTTGCATATGCGTTTTCTGGATGGGCTTTGAAGATAATCTAGGCCTTTTTTTATATGAAACTTTTAGTCATCATATAGCTATGGATGCTTTCTGGGTTCTGCAGTCTTTCATTCTTCTAGTTTATGTCTTTATAGTGTTATGTAGTGAAATTATGGGCTTTTTGGATCCTGATCCGGATAGCAATGATGCAGTTCCTTTGAAATATTCATTACTTAGGTgtcaaatatgaattatttctaTTTAATTGTTTCATATTGGAAAATGCTATTTGGAACCAAGGTCTGCCGTACTGGTAGGCGGACCGGTCGCCTACCAGACCGGTACGGTTCGGTTTGTACCGTAACGGTTCCGATACAAACCGGTTcggcgtttttttttttttttttttatattctggTTTTCACGTTCGCGTGTGGACGCGCGGGATAAAAGCCAtagagtggcattaaatgccactctgtggcattaatgAGCCCGTGTGGGCCCGCGAGCGTGCTGCCCTGCGTGGGCTGGGGAACCGTGCAGGCAGGGAAAACGCCCGCGCGACAATTCACAATGTGGGGAACCACGCGGGCTTTTGTGCGGAACCGCGCAAGGGCGCGCGGgataaatgccacagagtggcattaatgAGCCTGCGCGGGTGCGAGCGCGCTGCCTCGCACGGGCGGGAGAAATGCCCGCGTGACGATTCACAACGAGGGGAACCGCGCGAGGGCGCAGCCGCGCGCGGGGCGGGGAATCGGCCACGCGCTTTCCCACCGAAAAAAATGTACCAGTGCGAACTGGCCGATTCGCACTGGTACCAGTCGGTACACGAGTGTACTGGTCAGGATCGGCCCGAAAACAGCTGGAACCGGTTTCCACACTATCCGGGTACCGGTTCCAGGCTAGATCGGTCTGTACCTGGCCGAACCGGCTGGCCGAACTGGCCCGTACGGTCCGGTTCGGCAAACCATGCTTGGAATTGACATTAGTACCCAAACATGATACAACAGTTTGTATGAGTAATGCCGCCCTT
Proteins encoded:
- the LOC103723094 gene encoding obg-like ATPase 1 isoform X1, whose protein sequence is MPPKASKSKEAAPERPILGRFSSHLKIGIVGLPNVGKSILFNTLTKLSIPAENFPFCTIEPNEARINIPDKRFDWLCQLYKPKSEVAAYLEIHDIAGLVRGAHEGQGLGNNFLSHIRAVDGIFHVLRAFEDPEIIHVDDSVDPVRDLETISEELRLKDIEFVDRRLEDLEKSMKRSNDKQLKIEHELCEKVKAWLKDGKDVRLGDWKAADVEILNTFQLLTAKPVVYLVNMNERDYQRKKNKFLPKIHAWVQNHGGETIIPSAVFLEKNLVDMPEDEAAKYCEENKVQSAIPKIIKTGFAAINLIYFFTAGPDEVKCWQIRRQTKAPQAAGAIHSDFEKGFICAEVMKFEDLKELGSEAAVKAAGKYRQEGKTYVVQDGDIIFFKFNVSGGGKK
- the LOC103723094 gene encoding obg-like ATPase 1 isoform X2, producing the protein MIRRNSCSKGNANQGNQAGYWASNSRPTVGLPNVGKSILFNTLTKLSIPAENFPFCTIEPNEARINIPDKRFDWLCQLYKPKSEVAAYLEIHDIAGLVRGAHEGQGLGNNFLSHIRAVDGIFHVLRAFEDPEIIHVDDSVDPVRDLETISEELRLKDIEFVDRRLEDLEKSMKRSNDKQLKIEHELCEKVKAWLKDGKDVRLGDWKAADVEILNTFQLLTAKPVVYLVNMNERDYQRKKNKFLPKIHAWVQNHGGETIIPSAVFLEKNLVDMPEDEAAKYCEENKVQSAIPKIIKTGFAAINLIYFFTAGPDEVKCWQIRRQTKAPQAAGAIHSDFEKGFICAEVMKFEDLKELGSEAAVKAAGKYRQEGKTYVVQDGDIIFFKFNVSGGGKK